The genomic segment GAGCCTAGGAGCTGCATTCCCAGAAACCAGGCCTGCCGATCTGCTTGCTCCCCAGCAGCTGGCCCCTGAGCGCTCAGTCTCAGGCCCCCTGGGGCCTCTGGGCTGTACGTCGTCACCCCCAGCTCCTCTCCTACACACCATGCTGGACTTGGAGGAATTCGTACCACCGGTGCCCCCTCCGCCCTACTATCCCCCAGAGTACACCTGCAGCTCAGAAACAGATGCACAGAGGTGAGGCCTGGTGGAGTCCTGCTGGGGAAACCGAGCAGGGGGCCAGGGCTGCAGCCTGGATTGCTGGGGAGGGAGCTCTGTGGAGTAGGAGTGCTCTTCCaggctctttcctctccctcatcCTGCCAGCATCACCTACAATGGCTCCATGGACAGTCCGGTGCCCTTGTACCCTACGGATTGCCCCCCTTCTTATGAGGCTGTCATGGGGCTACGAGGAGACAGCCAGGTGAGAGCAGGGCTCGGTGTGGCCTGGGGAGCTGGTGAGAGAACCTGAAAAGCTGAGGGAGCTGCTGTCACTGGACAAAGAAAACAGTAGTCCTCACGGTCTTTGTGGCACCTGGTCTTCCTAGAGcccgggggtggggatgggggggactattatttctattttacagatgtggaaactgaggcccacataACTGACCTGGACAGGGTGGCAAAGCTGGACTGAAAGCTAGGTCTTCAGAGCTCTGTCCAGCACACAGCACATGGGGTGGCCACATTAGCCTGTCGGGCTGGCCCCCTGACGCTCGCGTTTTCTGCAGGCCACTCTGTTTGATCCTCAGCTTCACGATGGCTCCTGCATCTGTGAGCGGGTGGCCTCCATTGTAGACGGTGAGcaaaatggggaggggggcaagggCTGGGCTGCCTGCGAGAGCAGAGCTGGGCGGGGCGCTGGACTTGACCTGCCTCCTCTGAGGTCGCTCTGGAGGCAGCGTGGCCGCTGAGGGGCTGCGAAAAGACTGGCGCCCCCCCACGCCCTCCTGCCGCCCACAGTGTCCATGGACAGCGGGTCTCTGGTGCTGTCGGCCATCGGTGACCTCCCTGGGGGCTCGAGCCCGTCGGAGGACTCGTGCCTGCTGGAGCTGCAGGGCTCCGTGCGCTCCGTCGACTACGTGCTCTTCCGCTCCATTCAGCGCAGCCGCGCCGGCTACTGCCTCAGCCTGGACTGCGGCCTGCGCGGCCCCTTTGAGGACAGCCCCCTGCCGCGGCGACCCCCGAGGGCCGCCCGCTCCTATTCCTGCTCGGCCCCCGAGGCCCCACCCCCGCTGGGGGCCCCCACGGCCGCCCGCAGCTGCCACCGGCTGGAGGGCTGGCCGCCCTGGGTGGGACCCTGCTTCCCCGAGCTGAGGCGGCGGGTCCCCCGGGGAGGCAGCCGGGGAGGCGGCCGGCCCGCTGCGGCCCCTCCCGCCTGCGCCCCCACTCGCCGCTTCAGCGACAGCTCAGGTTCCCTCACCCCCCCGGGGCACCGGCCTCCTCATCCGGCTCCCCGACCACCGCTGCAGCTGCCGCGGTCCCACAGTGACCCAGGCATCACCACCTCCAGCGACACCGGTGAGCATCCCCCCGCCAAAGGTTCAGGAGCGCACAGGCAGGGGAGTTAGAGGGCCAGGGGTGCCCGCCAGGATTTAGGACACCGTGGAGGTCcccaaggaggaagaaggggtgaGTTCACTCCTGCAGTAGACACTTCTGAGTGCTCACCTCTAAAAACCCACCATCAGTAGCTGAAGGGCTAAAACCAAACTCCACAGCTCCCAGCTGGGGCTAGTTACCCACCCTCTCCAAGCCTCGGCTTCCTGCCTGTTCATGGGGCGCAGTAGCGGCCCCTCGGCCCAGGTGCTCGAGTTACTGAGGAATGAGGTGATGCGATAGAATTTTAGCACTGGCCTTGTGTGCCAAGTACTGGGGGGACTGGGGGGGATGCAGCCACCAACCAGACCGCCTTAGTTCCTGTCTAGCTGGGCTCTACCATCGGGTTTCTGGCAGATGTAGGCAGAGGGGATGCCTGCTCGGTTGAGGGTGGAGTGTGGGGGCTGGGAAAGCTCCTCCGGGCTTGAGTCTCGCCTGGAGGGCGTGTCCACTGGGCCCTTCcagtccctccctctcctccccagctgaCTTCAGGGACCTTTATACCAAAGCGCTCGAGGAAGAAGCTGCTTCCGTTTCCTCTGCAGATACAGGTCAGGCGTGTGATTGGTACCGAGGTGGGGGGAGGCGGTTATGGGAGTTTTGCCTGGCCCTCCGTGCACCTCCCTTCCCACCTTCTCTGTCTCCAGGGCTCTGCTCTGAAGCCTGCCTCTTCCGTCTAGCCCGCTGCCCTTCGCCCAAATTGCTACGTGCCCGCTCAGCTGAGAAACGGCGCCCCGTGCCCACCTTTCAAAAGGTCCCCCTGCCCTCGGGCCCGGCACCTGCCCACTCCCTGGGAGACCTGAAGAGCAGCTGGCCAGGCCGAGGCTTGGTCACTCGTTTCTTCCAGATGTCCAAGAAGGCCCCAGACCCCAGTGGGAATGGGGCCCATGGGCTTAAGCAGGTAGGAGTTAGGGGAGTCTGGGAAGATAACCAGGAAAGCCTGGAGCTTCAGGCTGAGCCACGCTGATGCCCTGTCCTGTGTCCGCCTCTAGGTGCCCCGGAGCCCATGGGGCCGGCCAGGCCGAGAGAGCCTCCACCTTCGAAGCTGTGGCGACCTGAGCTCCGGCTCTTCCCTGCGGCGCCTCCTGTCCGGCCGCCGGCTGGAGCGTGGTACCCGCCCCCACAGCCTCAGCCTCAGTGGGGGCAGCCGGGAGACCGGGCTCTGACCTGGGCTTCTTGCCACTCTGAACAGCTCCAGATGAATGCTGGGCCCATAGGCACCAGCTGGTTGGGACCAACCAGCACCCCATGCACCGGCTGACACAAAAAGAAACCCGCTGAACACCCCCAGAAGTATCCCTTTGCCTCCTACCTCTGGGAGCTCCTCCTGCTTGCCGCTGCCTCTCAGGACGGGGAGGGCTTCTGTCCTGTGCTGCATGGGTATTTGGGTGTTCAGGCTGGCGGGGGGAGAGGCCCCTGCTTACAGCATcggaagaggaaaataaagcccTACCCCAGCATGAGTGAGCTCTCTGACTGGACGGGCACTCTGGCCAGGGCAAAGGCATGTCCCAGTGCTTATGCACAGGGCGCTGTGTGCCTGTGCAATGGGGTGGTAAGGCATGAAGAGTCCGAGAAATCTGGTGGCTCTCAGATCTGCCACCTCTAGCTGCATGACcgtgggcaaattatttaacctcaaCTGCCTGATCCATAAAACATTGTGAAGACGAATGTTTGTAAAGCTCTTAATACACTAAATAAGGCTTCAGTAAATTTCAGGTTTCCCCCTTCTCCTCGGGGTCATTCTTTGTCACCATGGAAATTTGTTCTGGTATCTCCCATAGGTAAGAAAATCTCTCCAGACATTTATTTCCAACCGCCTATATCTCTGCTCCTTTTCATAGCAAAATGTTTTCTCTCTGCGTTTCATCCTCTTCTTAGAACACTCCCGTCAGGCTCCATCCCCCCCCTCCCTAGGCACTGCCCCTGAAAAAGTGTTCagtaaccaaaaaggtaaaagaccCAATGGCCATTTCTCGGCCTGCATGTCACTTGACTCCTGAGAAACTTTGAAGCCAGATAATCCGCATCTTTTCTCTTGAATTTTGCCCTTTCTTGTGTTTGAAGACCTCAtactcctccttttcctctctaCCCTCTCGGTCTCCTTTGCCATATCCTCTGCCTCTGCTGGGTCGTCTGATGCCGGAGAACCCAGGGTTTTCCCCGTGgccctcttctattttctgcctGCAAGTGGTACTAGCAAAATCCATGGCTTTGAATACCGTCTGCCTGTCCATGCATAACTCTCTCCTTGGTCCCTCTCCATGAGCTCCACCCTCCAACTTGACGTGTCTGCCTGGATGTCCAATGGACGTCTCAGACTCACCGTGACCACAAATGAACCTTGAGTCCCATCCCCAGCACCTGTTCCCATCTCAATAAACTGCACCACCATTCACCTGGTTGCACATTCCAAAAGCTTGGGAATcatcctgattttatttcttccctcacCCAACACAACCCAATCCCATCCTGAATTCAGGCGTCTCACCAGCTACCTCGGTAGGTTCAAGCCACGCCCCTCTCTCCCAGCTCTGAACTGGTCTATTTTCCACTCTTCCTAAAAATCTGTTCCCCACTCGGCGGAGTGCTAAGAAATCACGCCACACCAAGGTTCTGCCTGAGTCTACGGGGTTCCCGCTGTACTGAGACTACCCTCCAGACTCCCGAGCAGACTACGGGCAGGTGCACAGCCGGTCTCCCTCCGCTCCAGCCGCACGGCCTCACGCACGGGCTCGCGCACCTCCGCTGCCCGCGGCGCCCTCCGCGCCTCCGCGCCGTCACGCCGTCAGTGGCACGTCGCTCCGAGCACGGAGCACTACCCAGGATTACCTCGCGCTGTTCCGCTCCCCGCGCGAGGTCTAACAGCGACTACAGGGGCCCGCGGGGGAGGCGCGCTGCCCGCGGAGGGCGTCAGGCTGCACGGCTTCGTCAATAATTCACCAGCCGCAGGGCGGGTCAGGGCGCGGCCGGACGACAACACGGGGTAGGAGGAGCTGGAGACGGGGGTTCCCAGCGGGGCAGTTTCTGGGCACCGGACGTTCCCTGTCGCGAGGCTCCCAGAGGAGCACGCTCCGCGGGCGGGACGCGTTGAGGGAAACCACCCGCCCCGCTCGTTACGGCCGGCTCGCAGCCCAGGCGCATGCGCGCCTCTCGCCTTCCGCGCCCTTTCGCGTAGACTCCCGAATACGCTTGCGCTCCATCTGGACTGCGGTTGCTCAGCGAGAGCAGTCCGTCCTCAAGACGACCAATAGTCGTGCGGAAGGGGCCCGCGTCCCGCCTCCCAGCGATtcgaggccccgccccgccccgccccgccccgccgccccgcgaCTCCCGCGACTCCCGCGACTCCCGCGGCTGCGCGTCAAGGGGCTGCTCCCGGCCGAGCGCCGGCTTCGCGGGCCGGTGTCCCCGCCCGGCCTCCCCGCAGTGCGGGCGGCGCCGGGGTTTCGCTTTGCCTCTGGCTGAGGCTGCTGTTTCGCCTCGGCGGTAGGCGTGTTGGATGTTGCGCTGTTGGACTGTCCCCTCTGCGTTTGCAGTCCACCTTTTCATCATCGTTGTCATTATTAATTGTAGGGATGGCCCTCTTCTGCTaatgaagaagagagaacaagcggggtgggggcagagggagggggagaagcagatccccgccgagcagggaaccccactcgggactcgatcccacgagcctgggatcatgccctgagccgaaggcggacgcttcaccgaccgagccacccaggcgccagcgGATGAAATCTTTAAATGCTCTCCATCCACTTGTTTTTTTGAGAGGTGGAGTGGGAAGACAGTCTgtataatttatccattctttagTCATTCGACAAACGTACACTGCGCACGGAACCAGCGCGAGTCTCTGGCTGCCACCGGGGatggggcggggccgggggatGGGGCGCCGCCTGGGAACAGGGCGGGGTGGGGtcaggggcggggccggggaaTAGGGCGCCGCCGGGGATGGGGCGGGGCACCAGGATGCCTGGTCCCTACCCTCGAGGCTTACCCACCGACAAAGCAAGCACTGGTAGGAGTCATTACAGCCGTGGTGAACTACACAAGCCTCGTAGGGCTGTGAGCTTGTGTTAGCAGCATTAGCATGAAGGAGTCTGACTGGAGGAGAGGAGTGTTGCATGCTGAAGGAAGACAGTCTACGGAAGGGACGGAGAACGAGGGGAGGAGGCTGGTCTCCCTGTCTTGCAGCTGTCCCTCACAGTCTGATTTCTACACAGCAGCCAAagtgttattttgaaaatataaatctaatCTTGGCACTTCCCTGTACCAAACTCTCCAGTGCATTTCCATCTTAGAACAAAATTTACCAGTCATTACTGTGGTCACCAAGGCCCAGAGACTGGCAACCAACCTTTTCCTCCGAACTCCTTACTCGTCCCCTCTGTCCAGCACGCTCTACCCTTTATTGTGCTTCGTAATTCTCATGGCCACCTGAAATTATCTGTTTTTTGTCTTCCATCCCCACTCAAATATAAGCTCCCCAGGGCCAGGGACTTTATCACCCTATTCATTGCTGTATCCCCAGGACCTAGTAGAGTGGCACATAGCAGATGTTCAATTATATTATTTGTTGGGTGGGTGAATTGGGAAGCACAGAGCAAGGATGCTTAACCCAGTCAGAGGTGTCAGGAAGATGATTCTGATGGCAGTAACATTAAGTTTCAGGCCTCAATGATGAAAAGGagtagttgttctttttttttttttttccaagagaggagaagaagaaagtacTCATGGCCAAAGGGAGAGTAGAGGTGAA from the Halichoerus grypus chromosome 7, mHalGry1.hap1.1, whole genome shotgun sequence genome contains:
- the ENTREP3 gene encoding protein ENTREP3 isoform X6 — encoded protein: MMPSPTDSSRSLTSRPSTRGLTHLRLHRPWLQALLTLGLAQVLLGVLVVTFSMVASSVTTTESIKRSCPSWAGFSISFFSLLSVLCVMLSMAGSVLSCKNAQLARDFQDCSMEGKVCVCCPSVPLLRPCPESGQELKVAPNSTCDEARGALKNLLFSVCGITICAAVICTLSAIVCCIQIFSLDLVHTQLAPERSVSGPLGPLGCTSSPPAPLLHTMLDLEEFVPPVPPPPYYPPEYTCSSETDAQSITYNGSMDSPVPLYPTDCPPSYEAVMGLRGDSQATLFDPQLHDGSCICERVASIVDVSMDSGSLVLSAIGDLPGGSSPSEDSCLLELQGSVRSVDYVLFRSIQRSRAGYCLSLDCGLRGPFEDSPLPRRPPRAARSYSCSAPEAPPPLGAPTAARSCHRLEGWPPWVGPCFPELRRRVPRGGSRGGGRPAAAPPACAPTRRFSDSSGSLTPPGHRPPHPAPRPPLQLPRSHSDPGITTSSDTADFRDLYTKALEEEAASVSSADTGLCSEACLFRLARCPSPKLLRARSAEKRRPVPTFQKVPLPSGPAPAHSLGDLKSSWPGRGLVTRFFQMSKKAPDPSGNGAHGLKQVPRSPWGRPGRESLHLRSCGDLSSGSSLRRLLSGRRLERGTRPHSLSLSGGSRETGL
- the ENTREP3 gene encoding protein ENTREP3 isoform X1, producing the protein MMPSPTDSSRSLTSRPSTRGLTHLRLHRPWLQALLTLGLAQVLLGVLVVTFSMVASSVTTTESIKRSCPSWAGFSLAFSGVVGVVSWKRPFTLVISFFSLLSVLCVMLSMAGSVLSCKNAQLARDFQDCSMEGKVCVCCPSVPLLRPCPESGQELKVAPNSTCDEARGALKNLLFSVCGITICAAVICTLSAIVCCIQIFSLDLVHTQLAPERSVSGPLGPLGCTSSPPAPLLHTMLDLEEFVPPVPPPPYYPPEYTCSSETDAQSITYNGSMDSPVPLYPTDCPPSYEAVMGLRGDSQATLFDPQLHDGSCICERVASIVDVSMDSGSLVLSAIGDLPGGSSPSEDSCLLELQGSVRSVDYVLFRSIQRSRAGYCLSLDCGLRGPFEDSPLPRRPPRAARSYSCSAPEAPPPLGAPTAARSCHRLEGWPPWVGPCFPELRRRVPRGGSRGGGRPAAAPPACAPTRRFSDSSGSLTPPGHRPPHPAPRPPLQLPRSHSDPGITTSSDTADFRDLYTKALEEEAASVSSADTGLCSEACLFRLARCPSPKLLRARSAEKRRPVPTFQKVPLPSGPAPAHSLGDLKSSWPGRGLVTRFFQMSKKAPDPSGNGAHGLKQVPRSPWGRPGRESLHLRSCGDLSSGSSLRRLLSGRRLERGTRPHSLSLSGGSRETGL
- the ENTREP3 gene encoding protein ENTREP3 isoform X3: MMPSPTDSSRSLTSRPSTRGLTHLRLHRPWLQALLTLGLAQVLLGVLVVTFSMVASSVTTTESIKRSCPSWAGFSLAFSGVVGVVSWKRPFTLVISFFSLLSVLCVMLSMAGSVLSCKNAQLARDFQDCSMEGKVCVCCPSVPLLRPCPESGQELKVAPNSTCDEARGALKNLLFSVCGITICAAVICTLSAIVCCIQIFSLDLVHTQLAPERSVSGPLGPLGCTSSPPAPLLHTMLDLEEFVPPVPPPPYYPPEYTCSSETDAQSITYNGSMDSPVPLYPTDCPPSYEAVMGLRGDSQLHDGSCICERVASIVDVSMDSGSLVLSAIGDLPGGSSPSEDSCLLELQGSVRSVDYVLFRSIQRSRAGYCLSLDCGLRGPFEDSPLPRRPPRAARSYSCSAPEAPPPLGAPTAARSCHRLEGWPPWVGPCFPELRRRVPRGGSRGGGRPAAAPPACAPTRRFSDSSGSLTPPGHRPPHPAPRPPLQLPRSHSDPGITTSSDTADFRDLYTKALEEEAASVSSADTGLCSEACLFRLARCPSPKLLRARSAEKRRPVPTFQKVPLPSGPAPAHSLGDLKSSWPGRGLVTRFFQMSKKAPDPSGNGAHGLKQVPRSPWGRPGRESLHLRSCGDLSSGSSLRRLLSGRRLERGTRPHSLSLSGGSRETGL
- the ENTREP3 gene encoding protein ENTREP3 isoform X7, whose product is MMPSPTDSSRSLTSRPSTRGLTHLRLHRPWLQALLTLGLAQVLLGVLVVTFSMVASSVTTTESIKRSCPSWAGFSLAFSGVVGVVSWKRPFTLVISFFSLLSVLCVMLSMAGSVLSCKNAQLARDFQDCSMEGKVCVCCPSVPLLRPCPESGQELKVAPNSTCDEARGALKNLLFSVCGITICAAVICTLSAIVCCIQIFSLDLVHTQLAPERSVSGPLGPLGCTSSPPAPLLHTMLDLEEFVPPVPPPPYYPPEYTCSSETDAQSITYNGSMDSPVPLYPTDCPPSYEAVMGLRGDSQATLFDPQLHDGSCICERVASIVDVSMDSGSLVLSAIGDLPGGSSPSEDSCLLELQGSVRSVDYVLFRSIQRSRAGYCLSLDCGLRGPFEDSPLPRRPPRAARSYSCSAPEAPPPLGAPTAARSCHRLEGWPPWVGPCFPELRRRVPRGGSRGGGRPAAAPPACAPTRRFSDSSGSLTPPGHRPPHPAPRPPLQLPRSHSDPGITTSSDTALEEEAASVSSADTARCPSPKLLRARSAEKRRPVPTFQKVPLPSGPAPAHSLGDLKSSWPGRGLVTRFFQMSKKAPDPSGNGAHGLKQVPRSPWGRPGRESLHLRSCGDLSSGSSLRRLLSGRRLERGTRPHSLSLSGGSRETGL
- the ENTREP3 gene encoding protein ENTREP3 isoform X4 — protein: MMPSPTDSSRSLTSRPSTRGLTHLRLHRPWLQALLTLGLAQVLLGVLVVTFSMVASSVTTTESIKRSCPSWAGFSLAFSGVVGVVSWKRPFTLVISFFSLLSVLCVMLSMAGSVLSCKNAQLARDFQDCSMEGKVCVCCPSVPLLRPCPESGQELKVAPNSTCDEARGALKNLLFSVCGITICAAVICTLSAIVCCIQIFSLDLVHTQLAPERSVSGPLGPLGCTSSPPAPLLHTMLDLEEFVPPVPPPPYYPPEYTCSSETDAQSITYNGSMDSPVPLYPTDCPPSYEAVMGLRGDSQATLFDPQLHDGSCICERVASIVDVSMDSGSLVLSAIGDLPGGSSPSEDSCLLELQGSVRSVDYVLFRSIQRSRAGYCLSLDCGLRGPFEDSPLPRRPPRAARSYSCSAPEAPPPLGAPTAARSCHRLEGWPPWVGPCFPELRRRVPRGGSRGGGRPAAAPPACAPTRRFSDSSGSLTPPGHRPPHPAPRPPLQLPRSHSDPGITTSSDTALEEEAASVSSADTGLCSEACLFRLARCPSPKLLRARSAEKRRPVPTFQKVPLPSGPAPAHSLGDLKSSWPGRGLVTRFFQMSKKAPDPSGNGAHGLKQVPRSPWGRPGRESLHLRSCGDLSSGSSLRRLLSGRRLERGTRPHSLSLSGGSRETGL
- the ENTREP3 gene encoding protein ENTREP3 isoform X5; its protein translation is MMPSPTDSSRSLTSRPSTRGLTHLRLHRPWLQALLTLGLAQVLLGVLVVTFSMVASSVTTTESIKRSCPSWAGFSLAFSGVVGVVSWKRPFTLVISFFSLLSVLCVMLSMAGSVLSCKNAQLARDFQDCSMEGKVCVCCPSVPLLRPCPESGQELKVAPNSTCDEARGALKNLLFSVCGITICAAVICTLSAIVCCIQIFSLDLVHTQLAPERSVSGPLGPLGCTSSPPAPLLHTMLDLEEFVPPVPPPPYYPPEYTCSSETDAQSITYNGSMDSPVPLYPTDCPPSYEAVMGLRGDSQATLFDPQLHDGSCICERVASIVDVSMDSGSLVLSAIGDLPGGSSPSEDSCLLELQGSVRSVDYVLFRSIQRSRAGYCLSLDCGLRGPFEDSPLPRRPPRAARSYSCSAPEAPPPLGAPTAARSCHRLEGWPPWVGPCFPELRRRVPRGGSRGGGRPAAAPPACAPTRRFSDSSGSLTPPGHRPPHPAPRPPLQLPRSHSDPGITTSSDTADFRDLYTKALEEEAASVSSADTARCPSPKLLRARSAEKRRPVPTFQKVPLPSGPAPAHSLGDLKSSWPGRGLVTRFFQMSKKAPDPSGNGAHGLKQVPRSPWGRPGRESLHLRSCGDLSSGSSLRRLLSGRRLERGTRPHSLSLSGGSRETGL
- the ENTREP3 gene encoding protein ENTREP3 isoform X2, with product MMPSPTDSSRSLTSRPSTRGLTHLRLHRPWLQALLTLGLAQVLLGVLVVTFSMVASSVTTTESIKRSCPSWAGFSLAFSGVVGVVSWKRPFTLVISFFSLLSVLCVMLSMAGSVLSCKNAQLARDFQDCSMEGKVCVCCPSVPLLRPCPESGQELKVAPNSTCDEARGALKNLLFSVCGITICAAVICTLSAIVCCIQIFSLDLVHTLAPERSVSGPLGPLGCTSSPPAPLLHTMLDLEEFVPPVPPPPYYPPEYTCSSETDAQSITYNGSMDSPVPLYPTDCPPSYEAVMGLRGDSQATLFDPQLHDGSCICERVASIVDVSMDSGSLVLSAIGDLPGGSSPSEDSCLLELQGSVRSVDYVLFRSIQRSRAGYCLSLDCGLRGPFEDSPLPRRPPRAARSYSCSAPEAPPPLGAPTAARSCHRLEGWPPWVGPCFPELRRRVPRGGSRGGGRPAAAPPACAPTRRFSDSSGSLTPPGHRPPHPAPRPPLQLPRSHSDPGITTSSDTADFRDLYTKALEEEAASVSSADTGLCSEACLFRLARCPSPKLLRARSAEKRRPVPTFQKVPLPSGPAPAHSLGDLKSSWPGRGLVTRFFQMSKKAPDPSGNGAHGLKQVPRSPWGRPGRESLHLRSCGDLSSGSSLRRLLSGRRLERGTRPHSLSLSGGSRETGL